One Pseudomonas sp. HOU2 genomic window carries:
- a CDS encoding DUF3077 domain-containing protein, with amino-acid sequence MNISSKDLPDLQMDTTFTSPQGNAAAQRALDYYLKPAVSEPEVDERFFDVKRHLSGEEALVHASDLLRCAAATAFKAAENLQGASRDLAFSVVHMVDMARAMVDHSIDGEQL; translated from the coding sequence ATGAATATCAGCAGCAAAGACTTGCCCGATCTGCAAATGGACACCACGTTCACCTCCCCTCAAGGCAACGCGGCAGCGCAGCGAGCACTGGACTATTACTTGAAACCAGCTGTTTCAGAACCGGAGGTGGATGAACGTTTTTTCGATGTGAAACGCCATCTCAGCGGCGAAGAAGCCCTCGTGCACGCGTCGGATCTGTTGCGCTGCGCGGCCGCCACCGCCTTCAAGGCAGCGGAAAACCTGCAGGGCGCGAGCCGAGATCTGGCATTTTCGGTGGTGCATATGGTGGATATGGCGCGAGCGATGGTCGACCATTCAATTGATGGCGAGCAGCTCTGA
- a CDS encoding XRE family transcriptional regulator, producing MDKWIELVKAKMSELKITQTELGERVGMSQGGIGHWLNKRREPGITEMNRVLQALGMDFLEVVLVIREPQETDDDEMPLAQKYNPYFRYPVSDWHTPCESRESATAAYAPTQDKQRFELTDYHARGAAFWLTVTGNSMTAPSGQSIAEGMLILVDPEAEALPGKLVIAQWQGCDEAIFRKLDEEGGQRYLVPLNPTWPKALFTDECRIIGVVVQATARF from the coding sequence ATGGATAAATGGATTGAGTTGGTCAAGGCCAAGATGAGTGAACTCAAAATCACTCAAACAGAGCTCGGAGAGCGCGTCGGCATGTCCCAGGGCGGGATCGGCCATTGGCTGAACAAACGTCGCGAGCCGGGTATTACGGAAATGAACCGCGTATTGCAGGCGCTGGGCATGGACTTCCTGGAAGTGGTGCTGGTGATTCGCGAGCCGCAGGAGACCGACGATGACGAGATGCCGCTGGCGCAGAAGTACAACCCGTACTTCCGCTATCCGGTCAGCGACTGGCACACGCCGTGCGAATCACGCGAGAGTGCAACCGCCGCTTACGCCCCGACGCAAGACAAGCAGCGCTTCGAGCTGACGGACTATCACGCCCGTGGCGCAGCGTTCTGGCTGACAGTGACGGGGAATTCGATGACCGCACCTTCAGGCCAGAGCATCGCCGAGGGAATGCTGATTCTGGTGGATCCGGAGGCGGAAGCGCTGCCGGGCAAACTGGTGATCGCCCAGTGGCAGGGCTGCGATGAAGCGATCTTTCGCAAGCTCGACGAAGAGGGCGGCCAGCGTTATCTGGTACCGCTCAATCCGACCTGGCCCAAAGCCCTGTTCACCGATGAGTGTCGAATCATCGGTGTGGTGGTTCAAGCCACGGCGCGTTTCTAG
- a CDS encoding acetyl/propionyl/methylcrotonyl-CoA carboxylase subunit alpha, with amino-acid sequence MSAPVLTTLLVANRGEIACRVMRTAKALGLTTVAVHSATDREARHSREADIRVDLGGSKAADSYLQIDKLIAAAKASGAQAIHPGYGFLSENAGFARAIEQAGLIFLGPPASAIDAMGSKSAAKALMETAGVPLVPGYHGEAQDLDTFRNACERIGYPVLLKATAGGGGKGMKVVEDVSQLAEALASAQREAQSSFGDSRMLVEKYLLKPRHVEIQVFADQHGNCLYLNERDCSIQRRHQKVVEEAPAPGLTPELRRAMGEAAVRSAQAIGYVGAGTVEFLLDARGEFFFMEMNTRLQVEHPVTEAITGLDLVAWQIRVARGEALPITQDQVPLNGHAIEVRLYAEDPSNDFLPATGRLELYRESAAGPGRRVDSGVEQGDEISPFYDPMLGKLIAWGEDREQARLRLLSMLDEFAIGGLKTNINFLRRIIAHPAFAAAELDTGFIPRYQEQLLPTPRALSDEFWQAAAQAFVQSLPGAVRADDLGSPWALKRGLRAGLPAEITLHLSCEGQDRALTLSSTGNAKLSDEALVVEHDGVRRTLRAIRQGDSLHLQWDGELRRIQTYDPISAVDASHSHQGGLTAPMNGSIVRVLVEAGQSVEAGAQLVVLEAMKMEHSIRAPHAGVIKALYCQEGEMVGEGSALVELEAV; translated from the coding sequence ATGAGCGCACCTGTCCTCACCACCCTGCTGGTGGCCAACCGTGGCGAAATCGCTTGCCGGGTCATGCGTACCGCAAAGGCCTTGGGCCTGACCACCGTCGCCGTGCACAGCGCCACCGACCGCGAAGCTCGGCACAGCCGCGAAGCGGATATCCGCGTTGATCTGGGCGGCAGCAAAGCCGCTGACAGTTATCTGCAAATCGACAAGCTGATCGCGGCGGCCAAGGCCAGCGGTGCGCAGGCGATTCACCCGGGCTACGGCTTTCTGTCGGAGAACGCCGGCTTCGCCCGTGCCATCGAACAGGCCGGGCTGATTTTCCTCGGCCCGCCCGCCTCGGCCATCGACGCGATGGGCAGCAAATCTGCAGCCAAGGCGCTGATGGAAACCGCGGGCGTGCCGCTGGTGCCGGGATATCACGGTGAAGCGCAGGATCTCGATACGTTCCGCAATGCCTGCGAACGCATTGGTTATCCGGTGCTGCTCAAAGCCACGGCCGGTGGCGGCGGCAAAGGCATGAAAGTCGTCGAGGACGTCAGCCAACTGGCCGAAGCCCTGGCCTCGGCGCAACGTGAAGCGCAGTCGTCGTTCGGCGATTCGCGGATGCTGGTGGAGAAATACCTGCTCAAACCGCGTCACGTGGAAATACAGGTATTCGCCGACCAGCACGGCAACTGCCTGTACCTCAACGAACGTGATTGCTCGATTCAGCGCCGGCACCAGAAAGTCGTCGAAGAAGCCCCGGCCCCAGGGCTGACCCCGGAACTGCGCCGGGCCATGGGCGAAGCGGCGGTGCGTTCGGCGCAGGCCATCGGTTATGTTGGCGCCGGTACAGTGGAATTTCTGCTCGATGCGCGCGGCGAATTCTTCTTCATGGAGATGAACACGCGCCTGCAGGTCGAGCATCCGGTCACCGAAGCGATCACCGGCCTCGATCTGGTGGCGTGGCAGATTCGTGTGGCGCGCGGTGAAGCGCTGCCGATCACCCAGGATCAGGTGCCGCTCAATGGCCATGCGATTGAAGTACGGCTGTATGCCGAAGATCCGTCGAATGATTTCCTGCCCGCCACCGGACGCCTGGAGCTTTACCGCGAATCGGCCGCCGGACCGGGGCGTCGGGTCGATAGCGGCGTTGAGCAAGGCGATGAAATTTCGCCGTTCTACGACCCGATGCTCGGCAAGCTGATCGCCTGGGGCGAGGATCGCGAGCAGGCGCGCCTGCGGCTGTTGAGCATGCTCGATGAGTTCGCGATTGGCGGTTTGAAGACCAACATCAACTTCCTGCGGCGGATCATCGCGCATCCGGCGTTCGCCGCTGCCGAGCTGGATACCGGGTTTATTCCGCGTTATCAGGAACAGTTGTTACCGACGCCGCGTGCGTTGAGCGATGAGTTCTGGCAGGCCGCAGCGCAGGCGTTCGTGCAGAGTTTGCCGGGCGCTGTTCGGGCGGATGACCTGGGTTCGCCGTGGGCTTTGAAGAGAGGTTTGCGCGCGGGGTTGCCGGCGGAAATCACTTTGCATTTGAGCTGCGAAGGTCAGGATCGGGCGTTGACCTTGAGCAGCACCGGCAACGCCAAACTGTCGGATGAAGCATTGGTCGTCGAGCACGATGGCGTACGTCGCACCTTGCGCGCCATTCGTCAGGGCGATTCGCTGCACCTGCAATGGGACGGCGAGTTGCGGCGTATTCAGACGTATGACCCGATCAGCGCCGTCGACGCCAGCCACAGCCATCAAGGCGGTCTGACTGCCCCCATGAACGGCAGCATCGTGCGGGTGTTGGTGGAGGCCGGGCAATCGGTCGAGGCCGGTGCGCAACTGGTGGTGCTGGAGGCGATGAAGATGGAGCACAGCATTCGCGCGCCCCATGCGGGGGTGATCAAAGCGCTGTATTGCCAGGAAGGTGAAATGGTCGGCGAAGGCAGCGCTTTGGTGGAACTGGAAGCCGTGTGA
- a CDS encoding gamma-carboxygeranoyl-CoA hydratase: protein MSDFNTLELHNDPRGFATLWLNRAEKNNAFNAEMIRELILALDKVASDSSLRFLLVRGRGKHFSAGADLAWMQQSAELDYHTNLDDARELAELMYNLAKLKIPTVAVVQGAAFGGALGLISCCDMAIGADDAQFCLSEVRIGLAPAVISPFVVQAIGERAARRYALTAERFGGQRAREIGLLSESYPAAELDQAVEQWIDNLLLNSPAAMRASKDLLREVGNGALTPALRRYTENAIARIRVSPEGQEGLRAFLQKRPPNWQAATTTKEPR, encoded by the coding sequence ATGAGCGACTTCAACACCCTCGAACTGCACAACGATCCAAGGGGTTTCGCCACCCTTTGGCTCAACCGTGCGGAAAAGAACAACGCGTTCAACGCCGAAATGATCCGCGAACTGATTCTGGCGCTGGACAAGGTTGCCAGCGATTCCAGCCTGCGTTTCCTGCTGGTGCGCGGGCGTGGCAAGCATTTCAGCGCCGGCGCTGACCTGGCGTGGATGCAGCAGTCGGCCGAACTCGATTACCACACCAACCTCGACGACGCCCGCGAACTGGCGGAGCTGATGTACAACCTCGCCAAGCTGAAAATCCCGACCGTGGCCGTGGTGCAAGGCGCGGCGTTCGGCGGCGCGCTGGGGCTGATCAGTTGCTGCGACATGGCGATTGGCGCCGATGATGCGCAGTTCTGTCTGTCGGAAGTGCGCATCGGTTTGGCGCCGGCGGTGATCAGTCCGTTCGTGGTGCAGGCCATCGGCGAACGTGCCGCGCGTCGTTATGCGCTGACTGCCGAGCGCTTCGGCGGGCAGCGGGCGCGGGAAATCGGTTTGTTGTCCGAGAGCTACCCGGCCGCCGAGCTTGATCAAGCCGTCGAGCAATGGATCGACAACCTGCTGCTCAACAGCCCCGCCGCGATGCGCGCCAGCAAGGATCTGCTGCGCGAAGTCGGCAATGGTGCGCTGACCCCGGCGCTGCGCCGCTACACCGAAAACGCCATCGCCCGGATCCGCGTCAGCCCTGAAGGCCAGGAAGGCTTGCGCGCCTTTCTGCAAAAACGTCCGCCGAACTGGCAAGCCGCAACCACCACCAAGGAGCCGCGTTGA
- a CDS encoding carboxyl transferase domain-containing protein — MAILHTQLNPRSAEFAANSAAMLEQVDALHTLLAQVAQGGGAKAQERHTSRGKLLPRERINRLLDPGSPFLEISQLAAHAVYGEEVPAAGVIAGIGRVEGVECMIVANDATVKGGSYYPLTVKKHLRAQTIAQQNRLPCIYLVDSGGANLPRQDEVFPDREHFGRIFFNQANMSAMGIPQIAVVMGSCTAGGAYVPAMADEAIMVRNQATIFLAGPPLVKAATGEVVSAEDLGGADVHCKISGVADHYAESDEHALALARRSVANLNWRKLGEVQQRPPIAPLYASDELYGVVSADAKQPFDVREVITRLVDGSVFDEFKALFGTTLVCGFAHLHGYPIAILANNGILFAEAAQKGAHFIELACQRGIPLLFLQNITGFMVGQKYEAGGIAKHGAKLVTAVACAKVPKFTVIIGGSFGAGNYGMCGRAYDPRFLWMWPNARIGVMGAEQAAGVLVQVKREQAERSGQAFSAEQEAEIKQPILDQYEEQGHPYYSSARLWDDGVIDPAQTRDVLALALSASLNAPIEPSRFGVFRM; from the coding sequence GAACAGGTCGACGCCCTGCACACCCTGCTCGCCCAGGTGGCGCAGGGTGGCGGCGCGAAAGCCCAGGAACGGCATACCTCGCGCGGCAAACTGCTGCCGCGTGAACGCATCAATCGCCTGCTCGATCCGGGCTCGCCGTTTCTGGAAATCAGTCAGCTCGCCGCCCACGCCGTGTATGGCGAAGAGGTTCCTGCCGCTGGCGTAATTGCCGGGATCGGCCGGGTCGAAGGCGTCGAGTGCATGATCGTCGCCAACGACGCGACGGTGAAGGGCGGCTCGTACTACCCGCTGACCGTGAAAAAACACCTGCGCGCGCAGACCATCGCCCAGCAGAACCGCCTGCCGTGCATCTATCTGGTGGACTCGGGCGGCGCCAACCTGCCGCGTCAGGACGAGGTGTTTCCGGATCGCGAGCACTTCGGCCGGATCTTCTTCAACCAAGCCAACATGAGCGCGATGGGCATTCCGCAGATCGCCGTGGTCATGGGCTCGTGCACCGCGGGCGGCGCCTATGTGCCGGCGATGGCGGACGAAGCAATCATGGTGCGCAATCAGGCGACGATCTTCCTTGCCGGCCCACCGCTGGTGAAAGCCGCGACCGGTGAAGTGGTCAGCGCTGAAGACCTTGGCGGGGCCGATGTGCACTGCAAGATTTCCGGCGTGGCCGACCATTACGCCGAGAGCGACGAACACGCCCTCGCCCTCGCCCGCCGCAGCGTTGCCAACCTCAACTGGCGCAAGCTCGGTGAAGTGCAACAGCGCCCGCCGATTGCACCGCTGTACGCCAGCGACGAGTTGTATGGCGTGGTGTCGGCCGACGCCAAACAGCCGTTCGACGTGCGCGAAGTGATTACGCGGCTGGTCGACGGTTCGGTGTTCGATGAATTCAAGGCGCTGTTCGGCACCACGCTGGTGTGCGGCTTTGCCCATCTGCACGGCTATCCGATCGCGATCCTCGCCAACAACGGCATCCTCTTCGCCGAAGCCGCGCAGAAAGGCGCGCACTTCATCGAGCTGGCCTGCCAGCGCGGCATTCCGCTGCTGTTCCTGCAGAACATCACCGGGTTCATGGTCGGCCAGAAATACGAGGCCGGCGGCATCGCCAAGCACGGCGCGAAACTGGTGACCGCCGTGGCCTGCGCCAAGGTGCCGAAATTCACCGTGATCATCGGTGGCAGCTTCGGCGCCGGTAACTACGGCATGTGCGGGCGCGCTTACGATCCGCGTTTCCTGTGGATGTGGCCGAACGCGCGCATCGGCGTGATGGGCGCCGAACAGGCGGCGGGTGTGCTGGTGCAGGTCAAGCGCGAGCAGGCCGAACGCAGCGGCCAGGCCTTCAGCGCCGAGCAGGAAGCCGAGATCAAGCAGCCGATCCTCGACCAGTACGAAGAGCAGGGTCACCCCTACTACTCCAGCGCACGCCTGTGGGACGACGGCGTCATCGACCCGGCGCAGACTCGCGATGTGCTGGCCCTGGCCTTGTCCGCGTCGTTGAACGCGCCTATCGAACCGAGCCGCTTCGGCGTGTTCCGGATGTGA